One Arcobacter sp. FWKO B genomic window, AAATCTCAAAAAAAGGGAATAAGTTTGGTATAGCAAATATCATGGATTTACACGGCAATATAGAACTTATGCTTTTTGAATCAAAAATGGAAGAGTTAAAAGCATTTAATCTTGATGATCCACTTGGGTTTAAAGTAAAGATATCAAAAGATGGCGATTTTACTAGGATGAATCTTATAAAAATTGAGTCACTAGAAGATGCAAAAAAAGAGAAAATTAAACAAAAAAAAGTTGAGCCAGAAATACCACCTCTTACAATAGAGGTTCATTTAAGTAATAATGACAAAGTATTATATGATTTATTTGAGGTGGTATCTAAAAACCAAGGAAGACAAGAGTTAAATATAGTAATAAAATCAAAACTAGCAGATATTGTACTACAAAGTGGTTATAAGTTTGATCCTAAGTCTCATCAGGCACTAAAAGATATTAACGGGGTATTTGTTTTATAACCCGAAAATATCATTTACGATTTTTGTATGCGATGAACTCTCTTTTTCATTTTTTGAAGAAGGGAGTTTAATCTTTGATTTTTCTTCTATTGTATTTATTTGTTCTTTCATTTGTTCTTTTGTATTTTCAAACTCTTGAATTTGTGTGTTGTTTGAAGGCTCCACTATTTCAGGTGTTATAAAAAATACAAGTTCACTATTTTCATTTTGAAAATCTTTACTTCTAAATAAATGTCCAAGTATTGGAATATCTCCTAAAAGTGGGACTTTGCTAATATCTCTTGATTGATCATTTTTAATTAATCCTCCCAAAACTATAGTAGCTCCATCTCTTACAATAACATTTGTTTCAATTGATTGATTCTTAAATCCAGGAACATTACCTACTTTTGTAGCTGAACTAGGGTCTATTTGTGTTGATTTTGTAATCAGTGTCAAATCTATATATTCACCATTGATGATTTTTGTTGCTAAAACTTCTAAGATAATTCCATACTCTTTTTCCATATAGCTTGAAACTGGGATTCCACTTGCATTTATAGTTTGTTGTTCCACCATCAACTCACCACCAGCAAGAAATTTTGCACTTTTTTCCTCTACAGTTAAAATAGTTGATTCATGTAATATAGTAGCAGCTCCAGCAGATGAAAGATATTTTAAAGTCATTCCCACATTAAAATTTTTTCCTAAATAGTTTGCTCCAGCAGTTAGTCCACCAGTTAAAGTAACTGCACTTTCCATAAGATTTGAAAGATTAGGGATAAATGAGTTAAAATTTTGTTGTGTTGCATCAACATTTGTGTAACCTCTAAGGTAGTTTCTATATCCAACAGCCCAGTTGTTTTTTAGTTCAGTCCCTTTTGTGTTATTGATTTCAGTAATATATAGTTTTAGTCTTAACATTTTTTTTGTTTTGTCTGTTGTAGTAAAATCTATTAGTTTTGTATCTGTGTCAATACCAGCTTTTTTTAAGATATCTATTATGGTATTTCTATCTTGTATGGAGTCTAAGGTACCATCTAAAATTATATTATCATTAGATTGTATTATTTTAACTTTTGGATATCTATGTTCTAGTGCAGATAATATACTTCTTATATTTCTAACAATATTGATATCTTGCGAAACTATAACATTGTCATAAAATGTAATCAGTAAAGTTGCGTTACCAAACTCTTTTCCTAAAATTTTTAATTTTTGAAGAGGCATAGAATCATCTTGTATAAATGATACTTCAGCAGTTTTACTATCACTTACTTTTATATTTTTGATCATTTTATCAAATTCTACAATTCTATAACTATTTTTTTCTATAGTGATTGTTTGGCTAAAACCAAAACTTACTATAAAAAATAGTAAAGCTATAATTTTTAATATATATTTCATCTTAAACCCCTTAGTTTAATGTTAAATTACAAGTTATTTGAGATTTATTTACCTCATTAAATACAACTTTTTTAGCGTGAATGTTGCTACTAGGTAGAAATTTACTATTATAAGTAGCATAAACATTGAAAATTACTTGATAGTTTTCTGTACTTGAATCTTCTGTACAAACTATATCACCACCACTTATTGTGGGAAAGTAATCTATTTTTATCTGATTTATACCACTTGCTATAGTACTTTCTTCATTTCCTAAACCTTTCATTCTAGCCCCATAATCTGCTATTGAATCACAATTGTCTTTTACCCTTATAGCAGAAGAATAATCAATAACAAAAAATAAAAAACTTACAAACAAAGCAAAGAGTAAGAGCCAAAGCATTATTTGATCAATTGCACCTTTTTTGTAGTTTAAATTACTTGCTATATTATCTTGCATTTAAAAACTCTTGTGCTTGATTTGGTGAAATTTCTTCTACTGTATTTTCATGAATAAAAAGACCATCACAAGTTCTATACCAACTATCTATTTTATCTGTATAAGGTATCATATAGTTCTTATAAACAGTTAAGATTGCCTGTGACCTTGTAGTTGGCTGAGTTCTTAAGTATGCACTATTTACTTTGACAATAATTAAATCATCTCTATTTTCCTTACATTGGGTTATAAAGTCAGATTTGATAATTGCTGTTTGTGTAAGTCCTTTATCTGCACTATCAGCATATTCAATAGTGGCTACTTTTTTCAGTGCACTACTAGCTGGTATATACCATCTATAAGGGTAGTTTTTTGTTTTTTGTACATCTTGTTGGTCAGTTGAAGATATAGTATCTTGAGTATTACTTTGAGTAATTTGTTTTTTCTCTTCAACATTTGACTTAGTTTTTACCATCCATAGCTGGCTACCTCTATTAAAATCATTTATTAGATTTAATAAAATATCACTTTTTATATCAATAACTATTTCATCAGCTTTTACATATTCTTCTTTTTCTACCTCTTTTTTATTTTCAATTTTTTTTACTTTTATTTTATTGAAAACTTCAGCAACTGGCTTACCAAGAAGGATAAATCCTAAAACTTCCACATCTTTTGCCACATATTGAACAGAATATTGTGGAAGTTTGTCAGCTGTTGTTGGATATGTTGAGATAATATTTATAATATCTCCTTTTTGTAATGTATAGTTTGGATTATTAAACATTCTAAAAGCCATATTATAACTATTGTTTTTATAGTCACTTTTTATAGGGTCTTGTGCTTTTTTTTCTAAAGTATCAGTTATTTTTTCTTTGATGATCATCTCATTTAAAAACATATCAACTTTTGCATATTTCCCTATAATCTCACCAGAACTAAGAGGTTTTGTTATAAGTTCTTGTTGTGTTATAAAATGTTCTTTTAAATCATCTTTACTGAATTGATATCCAGAATTAACTGGTTTATTTACTACAAAAACTTTAA contains:
- a CDS encoding type II and III secretion system protein family protein, yielding MKYILKIIALLFFIVSFGFSQTITIEKNSYRIVEFDKMIKNIKVSDSKTAEVSFIQDDSMPLQKLKILGKEFGNATLLITFYDNVIVSQDINIVRNIRSILSALEHRYPKVKIIQSNDNIILDGTLDSIQDRNTIIDILKKAGIDTDTKLIDFTTTDKTKKMLRLKLYITEINNTKGTELKNNWAVGYRNYLRGYTNVDATQQNFNSFIPNLSNLMESAVTLTGGLTAGANYLGKNFNVGMTLKYLSSAGAATILHESTILTVEEKSAKFLAGGELMVEQQTINASGIPVSSYMEKEYGIILEVLATKIINGEYIDLTLITKSTQIDPSSATKVGNVPGFKNQSIETNVIVRDGATIVLGGLIKNDQSRDISKVPLLGDIPILGHLFRSKDFQNENSELVFFITPEIVEPSNNTQIQEFENTKEQMKEQINTIEEKSKIKLPSSKNEKESSSHTKIVNDIFGL